Proteins encoded within one genomic window of Prauserella marina:
- a CDS encoding alpha/beta fold hydrolase, with amino-acid sequence MTDQSSIEQLTVTTEAGAFDAIASGPAEGRPVLLLHGFPEAALEWEHQVATLGGHGYRAVAPDQRGYSPSVRPENVADYGVDVLVGDVLAVADALGWRRFDLVGHDWGAAVGWWAAAEHPDRLRSFTAVSTPHPSALARAIRSDEDQAMRSAYLTEWRQSSTEQRMLANNAEALRRMFEWKVPLSRVEDYVLRLSEPGALSAALNWYRAGRPRAEAGKVAVPTLYIWSTEDVAFGSTAAFDTENWVSGPYAFHMLEDVTHWIPEEVPEALSALLLEHLAAR; translated from the coding sequence ATGACCGACCAGTCCAGCATCGAACAACTCACCGTCACCACTGAGGCCGGGGCCTTCGACGCCATAGCGTCAGGCCCCGCCGAAGGGCGCCCGGTGCTGTTGTTGCACGGTTTTCCCGAGGCTGCCCTGGAGTGGGAACACCAGGTCGCGACACTCGGCGGCCACGGATACCGGGCTGTCGCACCCGACCAGAGGGGCTACTCCCCCTCGGTCCGGCCCGAGAACGTCGCCGACTACGGCGTCGACGTCCTCGTCGGCGACGTGCTCGCGGTCGCCGACGCACTCGGCTGGCGCCGGTTCGACCTCGTCGGCCACGACTGGGGCGCCGCCGTGGGCTGGTGGGCGGCTGCTGAACATCCCGACCGGCTCCGTTCGTTCACCGCCGTGTCCACACCGCACCCCTCCGCGCTCGCGCGGGCGATCCGTTCCGACGAGGACCAGGCTATGCGCTCGGCCTACCTGACCGAATGGCGTCAGTCGTCGACCGAACAACGCATGCTCGCGAACAACGCCGAGGCGCTGCGCCGGATGTTCGAGTGGAAGGTTCCTCTCAGCAGAGTCGAGGACTACGTACTCCGGCTCTCGGAACCTGGGGCACTCAGTGCCGCGCTGAACTGGTACCGGGCCGGGCGGCCACGTGCGGAGGCGGGCAAGGTGGCTGTGCCGACGCTGTACATCTGGAGCACCGAGGATGTCGCCTTCGGCTCGACAGCGGCCTTCGACACCGAGAACTGGGTCAGCGGACCCTACGCCTTTCACATGCTCGAAGACGTGACCCACTGGATCCCCGAGGAGGTGCCCGAAGCGTTGAGCGCATTGCTGCTGGAACATCTCGCGGCTCGCTGA